A stretch of Endomicrobiales bacterium DNA encodes these proteins:
- a CDS encoding GuaB3 family IMP dehydrogenase-related protein: MGFFIGRDREARRAYGFDEVAIVPGNVTMNPEEVNIVTNIGSVKLEIPFIASAMDGVVDVKFAIAMGKAGGLAVLNLNGVQTRYENPAEILERIALASPEEATELVQSVYKEPIKEHLIAQRVKEIKAGGVPAAVSCIPANAEKFSKLAAQAGVDLFVIQSTVSTAKHISTQYKSVDFVKICKDMKIPVIVGNVVTYQAALELMETGASALLIGVGPGAACTSRGVLGIGVPQVTATIDCAAARDHFFKKTGKYVAIITDGGMTSGGDICKAFVSGADAVMVGSAFARTQEAPGRGFHWGMATSHHNLPRGTRIRVGVTGSLEDILYGPARLDDGTQNLVGALKTCMGTVGAQNLKEFQMAELIIAPDIKHEGKLFQKAQKIGMCK, encoded by the coding sequence ATGGGTTTTTTTATTGGCAGAGACAGAGAAGCGCGCAGAGCGTATGGTTTTGATGAAGTTGCAATTGTTCCCGGCAATGTAACCATGAATCCCGAAGAGGTAAATATTGTCACAAACATAGGCAGTGTAAAATTAGAAATACCTTTTATAGCAAGTGCAATGGATGGAGTTGTTGATGTAAAGTTTGCAATAGCTATGGGTAAGGCCGGCGGTTTGGCAGTATTGAATTTGAATGGTGTGCAAACCCGTTACGAAAACCCAGCCGAAATTTTAGAGCGAATTGCATTGGCTTCGCCAGAAGAGGCAACAGAACTTGTGCAGAGTGTGTACAAAGAACCAATAAAAGAACATCTTATTGCTCAAAGAGTAAAAGAAATAAAGGCCGGCGGTGTACCAGCGGCTGTTTCTTGTATTCCGGCGAATGCCGAAAAGTTTAGTAAGTTGGCAGCTCAAGCTGGTGTTGACTTGTTTGTAATTCAATCAACAGTATCAACTGCAAAACATATTTCAACACAGTATAAGTCGGTTGATTTTGTAAAGATTTGTAAAGATATGAAAATACCGGTTATTGTGGGAAATGTTGTTACGTATCAGGCAGCACTTGAGCTTATGGAAACAGGCGCCTCGGCTTTGTTAATAGGTGTTGGGCCCGGTGCCGCGTGCACATCTAGAGGGGTGCTTGGCATTGGTGTCCCGCAGGTAACTGCTACAATTGACTGTGCCGCCGCAAGAGATCATTTCTTTAAAAAAACAGGCAAATATGTTGCCATAATTACCGACGGTGGTATGACATCAGGTGGAGATATTTGCAAAGCGTTTGTTTCCGGCGCCGATGCGGTAATGGTTGGTTCAGCTTTTGCAAGAACGCAGGAAGCACCAGGCCGTGGTTTTCATTGGGGTATGGCAACATCGCACCACAACTTGCCGCGTGGCACAAGAATACGCGTTGGGGTAACAGGGTCTTTAGAAGATATACTTTACGGTCCCGCCCGTTTAGATGACGGGACTCAAAACCTTGTTGGCGCTTTAAAGACTTGTATGGGTACGGTTGGCGCGCAGAATTTAAAAGAGTTCCAAATGGCAGAGCTGATAATTGCACCTGATATAAAACACGAAGGTAAACTTTTTCAGAAAGCTCAAAAAATAGGTATGTGCAAATGA
- the dcd gene encoding dCTP deaminase, translating to MVMPDSWIIKMALENKMIEPFSQEQVKRGISFGVSSYGYDMRVGTNFKVYQPISKDAVIDPKDSSSANFKEIKTDNFILLEPNSYALAQSVEYFRIPRDILTICFGKSTYARCGVFVNVTPFEPEWEGFVTISIVNTSPSPVKVYANEGIAQVLFLHASEICSVSYADKKGKYQAQKNITHSKI from the coding sequence ATGGTAATGCCTGATAGCTGGATAATAAAAATGGCTTTAGAAAATAAAATGATAGAGCCATTTTCCCAAGAACAGGTAAAAAGGGGAATATCTTTTGGAGTATCTTCTTATGGCTACGATATGCGTGTTGGCACAAATTTTAAAGTATATCAGCCTATATCAAAAGATGCTGTAATTGACCCAAAAGATAGTTCAAGCGCCAACTTTAAAGAAATTAAAACCGATAACTTCATTTTGCTTGAGCCGAACTCCTATGCGCTAGCCCAGAGTGTTGAGTACTTTCGCATTCCTCGTGATATTTTAACAATATGTTTTGGCAAGTCAACCTATGCGCGTTGCGGTGTTTTTGTAAATGTGACGCCTTTTGAGCCTGAGTGGGAGGGTTTTGTAACTATTAGTATTGTAAATACATCGCCATCACCGGTTAAGGTTTATGCAAACGAGGGTATTGCGCAGGTTTTATTTTTGCATGCAAGTGAAATATGTTCGGTTTCTTACGCAGATAAAAAGGGTAAATACCAGGCACAAAAAAATATTACACATTCTAAAATATAA
- a CDS encoding vitamin B12-dependent ribonucleotide reductase, with protein sequence MVLLKKEMAQTAMPVLTPNALTVLQKRYLKKDLTGNVSEKPEDLFWRVAQNISQADKNYDTKADTEETAKEFYAIMSAMDFLPNSPTLMNAGRALQQLSACFVLPIEDSMESIFETLKNTALIHKSGGGTGFSFSRLRPSSDIVKSTRGVSSGPVSFMYVFNAATEAIKQGGTRRGANMGILRVDHPDIMSFIVCKNQDKTLNNFNISVAITEEFMQALNAGIDYSLYNPRSGEKTGTLSAKDVFAKIVEQAWKNGEPGIVFIDKMNDANPTPAIGTIESTNPCGEQPLLPYESCNLGSINLAHFVKNNEVDWERLGKTVISAVHFLDNVIDMNNFPLQRIDEMTRSNRKIGLGVMGWADMLIQLGIPYNSKVAFALGEKLMGFVQKKAEDASEKLAQKRGNFPNYEKSIFAGKVARRNATLTTLAPTGTIGIIANASGGVEPIFAIVYKRANVLDNNELFEVNPYFEKVAKEMGFYSIELINKISEKGSIKDFNEIPESVRKVFTTSHDISPEDHVKMQAAFQKHTDNAVSKTVNFSHSATKEDVAEVYMLAYKLGCKGVTVYRDGSRDAQVLNLAKSENHDKSNEFLERRPRERPKVTHGFTLRMQTGCGKMYVTINEDASGPCEIFTALGKSGGCLNSQTEALSRLVSLNLRLGVNMDEVISQLKSIRCPAPVMTEGGAVLSCADAVAKALETYKKEKLTPNLFSGDVAAQPTDSVVQASHSESNNKTGTRKNSIGSCPECPECGEMLEFGEGCVVCHACGYSKCW encoded by the coding sequence ATGGTTTTGTTAAAGAAAGAAATGGCTCAAACGGCAATGCCGGTACTTACACCAAACGCGCTTACAGTTTTACAAAAGCGCTACCTTAAAAAAGATTTAACCGGTAATGTTTCAGAAAAGCCCGAGGATCTCTTTTGGCGTGTTGCGCAAAACATCTCTCAGGCAGATAAAAATTACGACACAAAAGCCGATACAGAAGAAACAGCAAAAGAGTTTTATGCAATTATGTCGGCTATGGACTTCTTGCCAAACTCCCCAACTCTTATGAATGCCGGCCGCGCGCTTCAACAGCTTTCTGCCTGCTTTGTTTTACCAATTGAAGATTCTATGGAGTCAATATTTGAAACATTAAAAAACACAGCGCTTATTCATAAGTCGGGAGGTGGCACGGGTTTTTCGTTTTCGCGCCTGCGTCCATCAAGTGATATTGTGAAAAGCACTCGCGGTGTTTCTTCCGGGCCGGTTTCATTTATGTATGTTTTTAACGCTGCAACCGAGGCTATAAAGCAAGGCGGTACGCGTCGTGGTGCGAATATGGGTATTTTGCGTGTTGATCACCCAGATATTATGAGTTTTATAGTATGTAAAAATCAAGATAAAACTCTAAATAACTTCAATATCTCTGTTGCCATAACAGAAGAATTTATGCAAGCGCTTAATGCAGGAATTGACTACAGCCTTTACAACCCGCGTTCAGGTGAAAAGACCGGTACACTTTCTGCAAAAGATGTTTTTGCGAAAATTGTTGAACAGGCATGGAAAAACGGCGAACCTGGCATAGTTTTTATAGATAAAATGAACGATGCCAACCCAACACCTGCCATTGGCACAATAGAATCAACAAATCCATGCGGTGAACAGCCATTATTGCCATATGAATCGTGTAATTTGGGTTCAATAAATCTTGCGCATTTTGTAAAAAATAATGAGGTTGACTGGGAACGGCTTGGCAAAACAGTAATAAGTGCCGTGCACTTTTTGGACAATGTTATAGATATGAACAACTTCCCATTACAGCGCATAGATGAAATGACCCGCTCAAATAGAAAGATTGGCCTTGGAGTAATGGGCTGGGCCGATATGTTAATACAACTTGGAATACCATATAACTCAAAAGTAGCTTTTGCTTTGGGTGAAAAGCTTATGGGTTTTGTACAAAAAAAAGCCGAGGACGCTTCAGAAAAATTGGCTCAAAAACGCGGTAACTTTCCAAATTACGAAAAAAGTATTTTTGCAGGAAAAGTAGCGCGCCGTAACGCTACACTTACCACCCTTGCGCCAACAGGAACAATAGGCATAATCGCCAATGCATCCGGCGGTGTTGAGCCAATATTCGCAATTGTTTATAAGCGCGCCAATGTGCTTGACAACAACGAGTTATTTGAAGTAAACCCATACTTTGAAAAGGTTGCCAAAGAAATGGGTTTTTACTCAATAGAATTAATAAACAAAATTTCAGAAAAAGGCAGCATTAAAGATTTTAACGAAATTCCAGAAAGTGTGCGTAAGGTTTTTACAACCTCGCATGACATATCACCTGAAGATCATGTAAAAATGCAGGCAGCGTTTCAAAAACACACCGACAACGCGGTATCAAAAACCGTTAATTTTTCACATTCAGCAACAAAGGAAGATGTGGCAGAAGTTTATATGCTTGCATATAAACTTGGCTGCAAGGGTGTAACTGTTTATCGTGACGGTAGCCGTGATGCGCAGGTTCTAAACCTTGCAAAGAGTGAAAATCACGATAAATCAAATGAATTCCTTGAGCGCCGCCCTCGTGAGCGGCCAAAAGTAACCCATGGTTTTACATTAAGAATGCAAACTGGCTGTGGTAAAATGTATGTAACTATAAATGAAGATGCCAGCGGCCCTTGCGAGATATTTACCGCGCTTGGAAAGTCGGGTGGTTGTTTAAACTCTCAAACAGAAGCGTTAAGCCGTCTTGTTTCTTTGAATTTGCGCCTTGGCGTAAATATGGACGAGGTCATTTCTCAGCTAAAAAGTATTCGTTGTCCAGCCCCCGTAATGACTGAGGGTGGAGCGGTGCTCTCTTGTGCTGATGCTGTTGCAAAAGCACTTGAAACCTACAAAAAAGAAAAGCTTACTCCAAACTTATTTAGCGGAGATGTTGCAGCACAACCAACTGATTCAGTTGTGCAGGCTTCACACTCGGAAAGCAACAATAAAACAGGAACAAGAAAGAACAGTATTGGCTCATGCCCTGAGTGCCCTGAATGTGGTGAGATGCTTGAGTTTGGAGAGGGTTGTGTTGTTTGCCATGCCTGTGGTTACTCAAAGTGCTGGTAG
- the nrdR gene encoding transcriptional regulator NrdR: MLDTRPLDQSSVVRRRRACGDCKKRFTTYERLEEVSLMVIKSDQRREQFNRTKLREGVMRACEKRPISSDAIEKIVTEVENEAQDFVMEVPSRILGEKVMQKLFSLDPVAYIRFASVYKNFGDIDTFMAELKKLRKEFSKNKKKDKRK, encoded by the coding sequence GTGCTTGATACACGCCCTCTTGATCAATCTTCAGTGGTGCGTCGTCGCCGCGCTTGTGGTGATTGTAAGAAGCGTTTTACAACCTATGAACGCTTGGAAGAAGTTTCATTAATGGTAATAAAGTCAGACCAGCGCAGAGAGCAGTTTAATCGGACTAAGTTGCGCGAGGGTGTGATGCGTGCCTGTGAAAAACGGCCAATATCGTCGGATGCCATTGAAAAAATAGTAACTGAAGTGGAAAATGAAGCACAGGACTTTGTTATGGAAGTTCCGAGTCGCATTTTGGGTGAAAAAGTTATGCAAAAACTTTTTTCGCTAGACCCTGTCGCATACATTCGTTTTGCATCTGTTTATAAAAACTTCGGTGATATTGATACTTTTATGGCTGAGTTAAAAAAACTCCGTAAAGAGTTCTCAAAAAACAAAAAGAAAGACAAGAGAAAATAG
- the pdxA gene encoding 4-hydroxythreonine-4-phosphate dehydrogenase PdxA yields MLPKIAITLGDPSGIGPEIVAKALLNPKIYKLCTPVLIGDVRLLPKKLLLNKKNIIVNIPSKLSAIGIGKPSGASGFASHLYICKAVELALKRDVSAIVTAPVSKEAFKLAGVKYNGHTELLASLSGAKNVVMLMQRGKINVLLLTRHLPICAVSRNIKKDAIVKDTILSHGYLQEKMGIKYPRVAVLALNPHAGDGGVIGKEEKTIISPAVSELKRRKINVVGPLPCDSAWQKAVVGKYDLLVAMYHDQAMIGLKMLNDSEIVNITVGLNFVRTSPGHGTAYDIAGMNIANPKSMIEAIKTAVYLCSK; encoded by the coding sequence ATGCTTCCTAAAATTGCGATAACTTTGGGTGATCCATCGGGCATAGGCCCGGAAATTGTTGCAAAAGCGCTTTTAAATCCCAAAATTTACAAACTTTGCACCCCTGTTTTAATTGGTGATGTTCGCCTTTTACCAAAAAAGCTTCTCTTAAACAAAAAAAATATAATCGTAAACATTCCGTCTAAACTTTCCGCTATAGGCATTGGCAAGCCAAGTGGTGCATCTGGGTTTGCATCGCACTTATATATATGTAAGGCCGTTGAGTTGGCACTAAAAAGAGATGTTTCTGCAATAGTAACAGCTCCGGTTTCAAAAGAGGCATTTAAGCTTGCTGGTGTTAAGTATAATGGCCATACAGAGTTGCTTGCCAGTTTAAGTGGTGCCAAAAATGTAGTAATGCTAATGCAACGTGGTAAAATAAATGTGCTACTGCTTACCCGTCATTTGCCTATTTGCGCAGTTTCAAGGAATATAAAAAAAGATGCAATAGTTAAAGACACTATTTTATCGCACGGTTATTTGCAAGAAAAAATGGGAATCAAATATCCAAGAGTGGCTGTGCTTGCGCTTAACCCTCATGCCGGCGATGGCGGGGTAATAGGAAAAGAAGAAAAAACAATTATTTCACCGGCAGTGAGTGAGCTTAAGCGTAGAAAAATAAATGTTGTTGGGCCATTACCGTGCGATTCGGCCTGGCAAAAAGCTGTTGTTGGAAAGTATGACTTGTTGGTTGCAATGTACCACGACCAAGCGATGATTGGGCTTAAAATGCTAAATGATTCAGAAATTGTAAATATAACCGTTGGCCTTAATTTTGTGCGAACTTCTCCAGGGCATGGTACGGCTTATGATATTGCTGGTATGAATATAGCAAACCCAAAATCAATGATAGAAGCTATAAAAACCGCGGTATATCTTTGTTCCAAATAA